One part of the Musa acuminata AAA Group cultivar baxijiao chromosome BXJ1-5, Cavendish_Baxijiao_AAA, whole genome shotgun sequence genome encodes these proteins:
- the LOC135673386 gene encoding serine/threonine-protein kinase EDR1-like isoform X8 produces MDNKGVQLLGQIRHGSCRPRAILFKVLADSVGLESKLVVGLPSDGGVECADSYKHMSVVVTLNSVELLVDLMRFPGQLIPFSTKAIFISHISAAGESDSAENDSCDSPLEPNSPLYGLPDKLEAEGYAACSTNIDSFSPEQDENPQSLYQRRVDASSNLTGPTLRNIMLRSTTFTERKLSASHSEPNIANAIGRHSHRKAVAGQLRTASSSPEHPLSRARGRSILSGDRQLFREYTDGVAASRSDGASTSDVPRIRRRSISITPEIGDDIVRAVRAMNETLKQNRLLRDRGDESSCLFSTKDKNQLNDPPNNDEAPFQHSGAYNSLRKQSGSNQKAISLPSSPHEYSSTSTERNGDSSRAEDMVLTWNKVLQSSSFLNKPLLPFEEWNIDFSELTVGTRVGIGFFGEVFRGIWNGTDVAIKVFLEQDLTTENMEDFCNEIYILSRLRHPNVILFLGACMRPPHLSMVTEYMEMGSLYYLMHMSGQKKKLSWRKRLKMLRDICRGLMCIHRMKIVHRDLKSANCLVDKHSTVKICDFGLSRVMIDGPLRDNSSAGTPEWMAPELIRNEPFTEKCDIFSLGVIIWELCTLNRPWEGIPSVQVIYAVANEGTRLEIPEGPLGKLISDCWAEPHERPSCQEILARLLDCEYTLS; encoded by the exons ATGGATAATAAAGGCGTCCAACTTTTGGGGCAGATTAGGCATGGATCATGTCGACCTAGAGCAATTTTGTTTAAAGTTCTTGCCGATTCTGTCGGTCTTGAGAGTAAACTTGTAGTG GGCCTACCTAGTGATGGTGGTGTTGAATGTGCAGATTCTTACAAGCATATGTCTGTGGTAGTTACTCTGAATTCTGTGGAATTGCTTGTTGATCTGATGCGCTTCCCTGGGCAATTAATCCCATTTTCCACCAAAGCTATATTTATATCCCACATTTCTGCAGCAGGGGAGAGTGACTCTGCTGAGAATGACTCTTGTGATTCTCCCCTCGAACCCAATAGTCCACTATACGGGCTTCCTGACAAATTGGAAGCTGAAGGGTATGCCGCTTGCAGCACTAATATTGATTCCTT CAGTCCTGAGCAAGATGAAAATCCCCAGTCTTTGTATCAGAGAAGAGTTGATGCATCATCTAATCTAACTGGTCCAACACTACGTAATATTATGCTGAGATCTACAACTTTTACTGAAAGAAAGTTAAG TGCATCTCATAGTGAACCAAACATCGCAAATGCTATTGGGAGGCACAGCCACAGGAAGGCTGTTGCGGGACAACTGCGCACTGCTAGTTCAAG TCCAGAGCATCCCCTCTCTAGAGCACGGGGGCGTTCCATACTTAGTGGCGACAGGCAGTTATTTAGAGAATATACGGATGGTGTAGCTGCATCAAG ATCTGATGGCGCATCAACTTCTGATGTTCCTAGGATACGAAGAAGAAGCATCAGCATTACGCCTGAAATTGGTGATGATATTGTGAG GGCTGTTCGAGCAATGAATGAAACTCTGAAGCAAAATCGTCTCCTACGGGATCGTGGTGATGAAAGTTCATGTTTGTTCTCCACAAAAGACAAGAATCAGTTGAATGATCCACCAAATAAT GATGAAGCACCTTTTCAACATTCTGGGGCATATAATAGCTTAAGAAAACAGTCAGGTTCCAATCAGAAGGCTATATCATTGCCTTCCTCTCCCCATGAGTATAGTAGTACGAGTACTGAGAGAAATGGAGATTCTTCAAGAGCAGAAGACATGGTTTTAACATGGAACAAAGTTTTGCAGTCATCATCATTTCTTAATAAGCCTTTGTTACCTTTTGAAGAATGGAacattgatttctcagaattaacTGTCGGCACACGTGTTGGAATAG GTTTCTTTGGTGAAGTTTTCCGTGGGATCTGGAATGGTACTGATGTTGCAATAAAAGTCTTTCTGGAACAAGATCTGACAACGGAAAACATGGAAGATTTTTGCAATGAGATCTACATTCTAAG CCGTCTTCGACATCCAAATG TCATTTTATTTCTCGGTGCATGCATGAGGCCTCCTCACCTGTCGATGGTAACTGAATATATGGAGATGGGATCTTTGTATTATCTTATGCATATGAGTGGCCAGAAAAAAAAGCTGAGCTGGCGTAAGAGATTAAAAATGCTTCGTGACATATGCAG AGGATTAATGTGCATACATCGAATGAAAATAGTCCATCGTGATCTTAAAAGTGCAAACTGTCTTGTGGATAAACACTCGACAGTTAAGATATGTGATTTTGGGCTTTCTCGAGTCATGATAGATGGTCCCTTGAGAGATAACTCATCTGCTGGCACCCCAGAATGGATGGCTCCTGAACTCATACGCAATGAACCATTTACAGAAAAATGCGACATTTTCAGCCTTGGTGTCATAATATGGGAGCTTTGCACTCTCAATAGGCCATGGGAAGGCATTCCTTCTGTTCAA GTGATATATGCAGTTGCCAATGAAGGAACACGTCTGGAGATTCCTGAAGGTCCTCTTGGCAAGCTAATCTCAG ATTGTTGGGCAGAACCACATGAACGACCAAGCTGTCAGGAAATCCTCGCCCGCCTGCTCGACTGTGAGTACACCTTGTCTTGA
- the LOC135673386 gene encoding serine/threonine-protein kinase EDR1-like isoform X7, translated as MEMTGDSALSEQGTSSSTWWSSDFVESFESVSLDPREETACNIGKAELSCHTASQILWSTGTFSGSIPNGFYSVIPDKKLKELYETIPSPDDIYSLGMEGFKADIILVDAEKDKKLCMLKQLSAAMVKGLHSNPAFLIKKIAGLVFDAYKRPTSELSPAKAAAEDISHWMDNKGVQLLGQIRHGSCRPRAILFKVLADSVGLESKLVVGLPSDGGVECADSYKHMSVVVTLNSVELLVDLMRFPGQLIPFSTKAIFISHISAAGESDSAENDSCDSPLEPNSPLYGLPDKLEAEGPEHPLSRARGRSILSGDRQLFREYTDGVAASRSDGASTSDVPRIRRRSISITPEIGDDIVRAVRAMNETLKQNRLLRDRGDESSCLFSTKDKNQLNDPPNNDEAPFQHSGAYNSLRKQSGSNQKAISLPSSPHEYSSTSTERNGDSSRAEDMVLTWNKVLQSSSFLNKPLLPFEEWNIDFSELTVGTRVGIGFFGEVFRGIWNGTDVAIKVFLEQDLTTENMEDFCNEIYILSRLRHPNVILFLGACMRPPHLSMVTEYMEMGSLYYLMHMSGQKKKLSWRKRLKMLRDICRGLMCIHRMKIVHRDLKSANCLVDKHSTVKICDFGLSRVMIDGPLRDNSSAGTPEWMAPELIRNEPFTEKCDIFSLGVIIWELCTLNRPWEGIPSVQVIYAVANEGTRLEIPEGPLGKLISDCWAEPHERPSCQEILARLLDCEYTLS; from the exons ATGGAGATGACAGGTGATTCAGCACTATCTGAACAAGGGACTTCTAGTTCCACTTGGTGGTCCTCAGACTTTGTAGAAAGCTTTGAGTCTGTTTCTTTGGATCCACGAGAAGAGACTGCATGCAATATTGGTAAAGCTGAACTCTCATGTCATACTGCTTCACAGATATTGTGGTCCACTGGAACATTTTCTGGATCAATACCGAATGGGTTTTATTCTGTCATTCCA GATAAAAAGCTTAAGGAGCTTTATGAGACTATCCCATCACCAGATGACATTTATTCTCTTGGTATGGAGGGATTTAAGGCTGATATCATTCTTGTGGATGCGGAGAAAGACAAGAAGCTTTGTATGTTGAAGCAGTTGAGTGCAGCCATGGTGAAAGGATTGCACAGTAATCCTGCTTTCCTAATTAAAAAAATTGCTGGTTTG GTTTTTGATGCCTATAAACGCCCGACTTCAGAGTTAAGTCCTGCAAAAGCTGCAGCAGAGGATATTTCTCACTGGATGGATAATAAAGGCGTCCAACTTTTGGGGCAGATTAGGCATGGATCATGTCGACCTAGAGCAATTTTGTTTAAAGTTCTTGCCGATTCTGTCGGTCTTGAGAGTAAACTTGTAGTG GGCCTACCTAGTGATGGTGGTGTTGAATGTGCAGATTCTTACAAGCATATGTCTGTGGTAGTTACTCTGAATTCTGTGGAATTGCTTGTTGATCTGATGCGCTTCCCTGGGCAATTAATCCCATTTTCCACCAAAGCTATATTTATATCCCACATTTCTGCAGCAGGGGAGAGTGACTCTGCTGAGAATGACTCTTGTGATTCTCCCCTCGAACCCAATAGTCCACTATACGGGCTTCCTGACAAATTGGAAGCTGAAGG TCCAGAGCATCCCCTCTCTAGAGCACGGGGGCGTTCCATACTTAGTGGCGACAGGCAGTTATTTAGAGAATATACGGATGGTGTAGCTGCATCAAG ATCTGATGGCGCATCAACTTCTGATGTTCCTAGGATACGAAGAAGAAGCATCAGCATTACGCCTGAAATTGGTGATGATATTGTGAG GGCTGTTCGAGCAATGAATGAAACTCTGAAGCAAAATCGTCTCCTACGGGATCGTGGTGATGAAAGTTCATGTTTGTTCTCCACAAAAGACAAGAATCAGTTGAATGATCCACCAAATAAT GATGAAGCACCTTTTCAACATTCTGGGGCATATAATAGCTTAAGAAAACAGTCAGGTTCCAATCAGAAGGCTATATCATTGCCTTCCTCTCCCCATGAGTATAGTAGTACGAGTACTGAGAGAAATGGAGATTCTTCAAGAGCAGAAGACATGGTTTTAACATGGAACAAAGTTTTGCAGTCATCATCATTTCTTAATAAGCCTTTGTTACCTTTTGAAGAATGGAacattgatttctcagaattaacTGTCGGCACACGTGTTGGAATAG GTTTCTTTGGTGAAGTTTTCCGTGGGATCTGGAATGGTACTGATGTTGCAATAAAAGTCTTTCTGGAACAAGATCTGACAACGGAAAACATGGAAGATTTTTGCAATGAGATCTACATTCTAAG CCGTCTTCGACATCCAAATG TCATTTTATTTCTCGGTGCATGCATGAGGCCTCCTCACCTGTCGATGGTAACTGAATATATGGAGATGGGATCTTTGTATTATCTTATGCATATGAGTGGCCAGAAAAAAAAGCTGAGCTGGCGTAAGAGATTAAAAATGCTTCGTGACATATGCAG AGGATTAATGTGCATACATCGAATGAAAATAGTCCATCGTGATCTTAAAAGTGCAAACTGTCTTGTGGATAAACACTCGACAGTTAAGATATGTGATTTTGGGCTTTCTCGAGTCATGATAGATGGTCCCTTGAGAGATAACTCATCTGCTGGCACCCCAGAATGGATGGCTCCTGAACTCATACGCAATGAACCATTTACAGAAAAATGCGACATTTTCAGCCTTGGTGTCATAATATGGGAGCTTTGCACTCTCAATAGGCCATGGGAAGGCATTCCTTCTGTTCAA GTGATATATGCAGTTGCCAATGAAGGAACACGTCTGGAGATTCCTGAAGGTCCTCTTGGCAAGCTAATCTCAG ATTGTTGGGCAGAACCACATGAACGACCAAGCTGTCAGGAAATCCTCGCCCGCCTGCTCGACTGTGAGTACACCTTGTCTTGA
- the LOC135673386 gene encoding serine/threonine-protein kinase EDR1-like isoform X1: MEMTGDSALSEQGTSSSTWWSSDFVESFESVSLDPREETACNIGKAELSCHTASQILWSTGTFSGSIPNGFYSVIPDKKLKELYETIPSPDDIYSLGMEGFKADIILVDAEKDKKLCMLKQLSAAMVKGLHSNPAFLIKKIAGLVFDAYKRPTSELSPAKAAAEDISHWMDNKGVQLLGQIRHGSCRPRAILFKVLADSVGLESKLVVGLPSDGGVECADSYKHMSVVVTLNSVELLVDLMRFPGQLIPFSTKAIFISHISAAGESDSAENDSCDSPLEPNSPLYGLPDKLEAEGYAACSTNIDSFSPEQDENPQSLYQRRVDASSNLTGPTLRNIMLRSTTFTERKLSASHSEPNIANAIGRHSHRKAVAGQLRTASSSPEHPLSRARGRSILSGDRQLFREYTDGVAASRSDGASTSDVPRIRRRSISITPEIGDDIVRAVRAMNETLKQNRLLRDRGDESSCLFSTKDKNQLNDPPNNDEAPFQHSGAYNSLRKQSGSNQKAISLPSSPHEYSSTSTERNGDSSRAEDMVLTWNKVLQSSSFLNKPLLPFEEWNIDFSELTVGTRVGIGFFGEVFRGIWNGTDVAIKVFLEQDLTTENMEDFCNEIYILSRLRHPNVILFLGACMRPPHLSMVTEYMEMGSLYYLMHMSGQKKKLSWRKRLKMLRDICRGLMCIHRMKIVHRDLKSANCLVDKHSTVKICDFGLSRVMIDGPLRDNSSAGTPEWMAPELIRNEPFTEKCDIFSLGVIIWELCTLNRPWEGIPSVQVIYAVANEGTRLEIPEGPLGKLISDCWAEPHERPSCQEILARLLDCEYTLS, translated from the exons ATGGAGATGACAGGTGATTCAGCACTATCTGAACAAGGGACTTCTAGTTCCACTTGGTGGTCCTCAGACTTTGTAGAAAGCTTTGAGTCTGTTTCTTTGGATCCACGAGAAGAGACTGCATGCAATATTGGTAAAGCTGAACTCTCATGTCATACTGCTTCACAGATATTGTGGTCCACTGGAACATTTTCTGGATCAATACCGAATGGGTTTTATTCTGTCATTCCA GATAAAAAGCTTAAGGAGCTTTATGAGACTATCCCATCACCAGATGACATTTATTCTCTTGGTATGGAGGGATTTAAGGCTGATATCATTCTTGTGGATGCGGAGAAAGACAAGAAGCTTTGTATGTTGAAGCAGTTGAGTGCAGCCATGGTGAAAGGATTGCACAGTAATCCTGCTTTCCTAATTAAAAAAATTGCTGGTTTG GTTTTTGATGCCTATAAACGCCCGACTTCAGAGTTAAGTCCTGCAAAAGCTGCAGCAGAGGATATTTCTCACTGGATGGATAATAAAGGCGTCCAACTTTTGGGGCAGATTAGGCATGGATCATGTCGACCTAGAGCAATTTTGTTTAAAGTTCTTGCCGATTCTGTCGGTCTTGAGAGTAAACTTGTAGTG GGCCTACCTAGTGATGGTGGTGTTGAATGTGCAGATTCTTACAAGCATATGTCTGTGGTAGTTACTCTGAATTCTGTGGAATTGCTTGTTGATCTGATGCGCTTCCCTGGGCAATTAATCCCATTTTCCACCAAAGCTATATTTATATCCCACATTTCTGCAGCAGGGGAGAGTGACTCTGCTGAGAATGACTCTTGTGATTCTCCCCTCGAACCCAATAGTCCACTATACGGGCTTCCTGACAAATTGGAAGCTGAAGGGTATGCCGCTTGCAGCACTAATATTGATTCCTT CAGTCCTGAGCAAGATGAAAATCCCCAGTCTTTGTATCAGAGAAGAGTTGATGCATCATCTAATCTAACTGGTCCAACACTACGTAATATTATGCTGAGATCTACAACTTTTACTGAAAGAAAGTTAAG TGCATCTCATAGTGAACCAAACATCGCAAATGCTATTGGGAGGCACAGCCACAGGAAGGCTGTTGCGGGACAACTGCGCACTGCTAGTTCAAG TCCAGAGCATCCCCTCTCTAGAGCACGGGGGCGTTCCATACTTAGTGGCGACAGGCAGTTATTTAGAGAATATACGGATGGTGTAGCTGCATCAAG ATCTGATGGCGCATCAACTTCTGATGTTCCTAGGATACGAAGAAGAAGCATCAGCATTACGCCTGAAATTGGTGATGATATTGTGAG GGCTGTTCGAGCAATGAATGAAACTCTGAAGCAAAATCGTCTCCTACGGGATCGTGGTGATGAAAGTTCATGTTTGTTCTCCACAAAAGACAAGAATCAGTTGAATGATCCACCAAATAAT GATGAAGCACCTTTTCAACATTCTGGGGCATATAATAGCTTAAGAAAACAGTCAGGTTCCAATCAGAAGGCTATATCATTGCCTTCCTCTCCCCATGAGTATAGTAGTACGAGTACTGAGAGAAATGGAGATTCTTCAAGAGCAGAAGACATGGTTTTAACATGGAACAAAGTTTTGCAGTCATCATCATTTCTTAATAAGCCTTTGTTACCTTTTGAAGAATGGAacattgatttctcagaattaacTGTCGGCACACGTGTTGGAATAG GTTTCTTTGGTGAAGTTTTCCGTGGGATCTGGAATGGTACTGATGTTGCAATAAAAGTCTTTCTGGAACAAGATCTGACAACGGAAAACATGGAAGATTTTTGCAATGAGATCTACATTCTAAG CCGTCTTCGACATCCAAATG TCATTTTATTTCTCGGTGCATGCATGAGGCCTCCTCACCTGTCGATGGTAACTGAATATATGGAGATGGGATCTTTGTATTATCTTATGCATATGAGTGGCCAGAAAAAAAAGCTGAGCTGGCGTAAGAGATTAAAAATGCTTCGTGACATATGCAG AGGATTAATGTGCATACATCGAATGAAAATAGTCCATCGTGATCTTAAAAGTGCAAACTGTCTTGTGGATAAACACTCGACAGTTAAGATATGTGATTTTGGGCTTTCTCGAGTCATGATAGATGGTCCCTTGAGAGATAACTCATCTGCTGGCACCCCAGAATGGATGGCTCCTGAACTCATACGCAATGAACCATTTACAGAAAAATGCGACATTTTCAGCCTTGGTGTCATAATATGGGAGCTTTGCACTCTCAATAGGCCATGGGAAGGCATTCCTTCTGTTCAA GTGATATATGCAGTTGCCAATGAAGGAACACGTCTGGAGATTCCTGAAGGTCCTCTTGGCAAGCTAATCTCAG ATTGTTGGGCAGAACCACATGAACGACCAAGCTGTCAGGAAATCCTCGCCCGCCTGCTCGACTGTGAGTACACCTTGTCTTGA
- the LOC135673386 gene encoding serine/threonine-protein kinase EDR1-like isoform X4 has product MEMTGDSALSEQGTSSSTWWSSDFVESFESVSLDPREETACNIGKAELSCHTASQILWSTGTFSGSIPNGFYSVIPDKKLKELYETIPSPDDIYSLGMEGFKADIILVDAEKDKKLCMLKQLSAAMVKGLHSNPAFLIKKIAGLVFDAYKRPTSELSPAKAAAEDISHWMDNKGVQLLGQIRHGSCRPRAILFKVLADSVGLESKLVVGLPSDGGVECADSYKHMSVVVTLNSVELLVDLMRFPGQLIPFSTKAIFISHISAAGESDSAENDSCDSPLEPNSPLYGLPDKLEAEGYAACSTNIDSFSPEQDENPQSLYQRRVDASSNLTGPTLRNIMLRSTTFTERKLSPEHPLSRARGRSILSGDRQLFREYTDGVAASRSDGASTSDVPRIRRRSISITPEIGDDIVRAVRAMNETLKQNRLLRDRGDESSCLFSTKDKNQLNDPPNNDEAPFQHSGAYNSLRKQSGSNQKAISLPSSPHEYSSTSTERNGDSSRAEDMVLTWNKVLQSSSFLNKPLLPFEEWNIDFSELTVGTRVGIGFFGEVFRGIWNGTDVAIKVFLEQDLTTENMEDFCNEIYILSRLRHPNVILFLGACMRPPHLSMVTEYMEMGSLYYLMHMSGQKKKLSWRKRLKMLRDICRGLMCIHRMKIVHRDLKSANCLVDKHSTVKICDFGLSRVMIDGPLRDNSSAGTPEWMAPELIRNEPFTEKCDIFSLGVIIWELCTLNRPWEGIPSVQVIYAVANEGTRLEIPEGPLGKLISDCWAEPHERPSCQEILARLLDCEYTLS; this is encoded by the exons ATGGAGATGACAGGTGATTCAGCACTATCTGAACAAGGGACTTCTAGTTCCACTTGGTGGTCCTCAGACTTTGTAGAAAGCTTTGAGTCTGTTTCTTTGGATCCACGAGAAGAGACTGCATGCAATATTGGTAAAGCTGAACTCTCATGTCATACTGCTTCACAGATATTGTGGTCCACTGGAACATTTTCTGGATCAATACCGAATGGGTTTTATTCTGTCATTCCA GATAAAAAGCTTAAGGAGCTTTATGAGACTATCCCATCACCAGATGACATTTATTCTCTTGGTATGGAGGGATTTAAGGCTGATATCATTCTTGTGGATGCGGAGAAAGACAAGAAGCTTTGTATGTTGAAGCAGTTGAGTGCAGCCATGGTGAAAGGATTGCACAGTAATCCTGCTTTCCTAATTAAAAAAATTGCTGGTTTG GTTTTTGATGCCTATAAACGCCCGACTTCAGAGTTAAGTCCTGCAAAAGCTGCAGCAGAGGATATTTCTCACTGGATGGATAATAAAGGCGTCCAACTTTTGGGGCAGATTAGGCATGGATCATGTCGACCTAGAGCAATTTTGTTTAAAGTTCTTGCCGATTCTGTCGGTCTTGAGAGTAAACTTGTAGTG GGCCTACCTAGTGATGGTGGTGTTGAATGTGCAGATTCTTACAAGCATATGTCTGTGGTAGTTACTCTGAATTCTGTGGAATTGCTTGTTGATCTGATGCGCTTCCCTGGGCAATTAATCCCATTTTCCACCAAAGCTATATTTATATCCCACATTTCTGCAGCAGGGGAGAGTGACTCTGCTGAGAATGACTCTTGTGATTCTCCCCTCGAACCCAATAGTCCACTATACGGGCTTCCTGACAAATTGGAAGCTGAAGGGTATGCCGCTTGCAGCACTAATATTGATTCCTT CAGTCCTGAGCAAGATGAAAATCCCCAGTCTTTGTATCAGAGAAGAGTTGATGCATCATCTAATCTAACTGGTCCAACACTACGTAATATTATGCTGAGATCTACAACTTTTACTGAAAGAAAGTTAAG TCCAGAGCATCCCCTCTCTAGAGCACGGGGGCGTTCCATACTTAGTGGCGACAGGCAGTTATTTAGAGAATATACGGATGGTGTAGCTGCATCAAG ATCTGATGGCGCATCAACTTCTGATGTTCCTAGGATACGAAGAAGAAGCATCAGCATTACGCCTGAAATTGGTGATGATATTGTGAG GGCTGTTCGAGCAATGAATGAAACTCTGAAGCAAAATCGTCTCCTACGGGATCGTGGTGATGAAAGTTCATGTTTGTTCTCCACAAAAGACAAGAATCAGTTGAATGATCCACCAAATAAT GATGAAGCACCTTTTCAACATTCTGGGGCATATAATAGCTTAAGAAAACAGTCAGGTTCCAATCAGAAGGCTATATCATTGCCTTCCTCTCCCCATGAGTATAGTAGTACGAGTACTGAGAGAAATGGAGATTCTTCAAGAGCAGAAGACATGGTTTTAACATGGAACAAAGTTTTGCAGTCATCATCATTTCTTAATAAGCCTTTGTTACCTTTTGAAGAATGGAacattgatttctcagaattaacTGTCGGCACACGTGTTGGAATAG GTTTCTTTGGTGAAGTTTTCCGTGGGATCTGGAATGGTACTGATGTTGCAATAAAAGTCTTTCTGGAACAAGATCTGACAACGGAAAACATGGAAGATTTTTGCAATGAGATCTACATTCTAAG CCGTCTTCGACATCCAAATG TCATTTTATTTCTCGGTGCATGCATGAGGCCTCCTCACCTGTCGATGGTAACTGAATATATGGAGATGGGATCTTTGTATTATCTTATGCATATGAGTGGCCAGAAAAAAAAGCTGAGCTGGCGTAAGAGATTAAAAATGCTTCGTGACATATGCAG AGGATTAATGTGCATACATCGAATGAAAATAGTCCATCGTGATCTTAAAAGTGCAAACTGTCTTGTGGATAAACACTCGACAGTTAAGATATGTGATTTTGGGCTTTCTCGAGTCATGATAGATGGTCCCTTGAGAGATAACTCATCTGCTGGCACCCCAGAATGGATGGCTCCTGAACTCATACGCAATGAACCATTTACAGAAAAATGCGACATTTTCAGCCTTGGTGTCATAATATGGGAGCTTTGCACTCTCAATAGGCCATGGGAAGGCATTCCTTCTGTTCAA GTGATATATGCAGTTGCCAATGAAGGAACACGTCTGGAGATTCCTGAAGGTCCTCTTGGCAAGCTAATCTCAG ATTGTTGGGCAGAACCACATGAACGACCAAGCTGTCAGGAAATCCTCGCCCGCCTGCTCGACTGTGAGTACACCTTGTCTTGA